The following nucleotide sequence is from Pararhodobacter zhoushanensis.
TTGTGGTGAACGGCCCGATCCGGCATGAGATCGGCATGAATTTCGGCATCGGCGCGATGGGCCCCTATAACCACGCCAATGCCACCATTGGCCGCGCCTACAGCCTGTTGTCGCAGAACCTGCAGGGCGGCTCGACCCCCGATCAGACCTATATGGGCACGATGGGCAGCGCCTATTCCTATTCAGGCCTGACCTTCGCCGAAAACGAAGAGCGCAGCCCCTGGGAGCCGTTGCATGTGCAGCATGGCTTCAAGGCGGAAGACAGCACGGTCAGCATTTTCTCGGGCTTGCGGGCGGTGACGCATTCTCTGGGCCTGCGCGAAAAGCATTGGCGCGAGCACGTCGCCGACATGCTGCGCGGCACCGAAGCGATCACCGCGCCCTGTCTGGTGCTGGACCCGATCTGCGCGCAGCAATTTGTTGACCGGGGCGGGTTCGCCGACAAGGCGGCGCTGATCGACTTTATCCACGATCTCGCCAAGGTTCCCGCCGGGGAATACTGGGATCTGCAGCTGGTGCAGAACTATGTCTATCCGCGCGCGACATTTGGCGAGGAACCGCTGGCGACACGGCTCAAGGCCGCGCCGGACGAGCTGATCCACAAATTCCTGAAAGAGCGGATCAATGTGGTCGTCACCGGCGGGGAAACCAACGGCTATTGGCAGATCATGAGCGTCACGCGCCATGACACGCTCAGCATCGACGCGTGGCGCTGAACCCATGACGCAGGCGGATCACGATATCATCGTCATCGGTGCCGGAACCGCCGGACTTACAGCGGCGCGCGTCGCCGCCGAGGCGCGCGCGCGCGTGCTGGTGATCGAGCGGTTGAGCGCAGGCGGACAGGTGTCCACCATCGACCGCATCGTGAATTTCCCCGGTCAGGATGAGATCGGCGGGTTCGAACTGGGCCCGATGCTGCAAGAAGACGCCGAAGACGCCGGCGCAGCCCTCGCGCTGGCCGAGGTCACCGGGCTGACCCGTGACGGCGAATTCTGGCGCGTGGCGACCAGCGAGGGCGATCATACCGCAGATGCGGTGATCATCGCCTGCGGTTCGACCCGCAAACCCTTGGGCGTACCGGGTGAGGAGGCTTACACCGGGCGCGGCGTGTCGCATTGCGCGTCTTGCGATGGCGGGTTCTTTCGCAACCAGACCGTGGTCGTCGCCGGGGGCGGAGATTCCGCGCTCGATGAAGCGCTGGTGCTGGCCCCGGTGGTCGGTCGGGTCTTGCTGGTCCATCGCGGCACCGGCTTTGACGCCACTCAAGGCCAGGCCGAACGGATCACCGCCTGTGACACGATCGAGGTGCTCTGGAACACCACCGTCACGGCGGTGTTGGGCGACGAGACCGGGATGACCGGCGTCACCCTGCACAACGCCGCCCAAGGCACCGAACAGACGCAAAGCGCCAACGGGCTCTTTGTCTACACCGGACTACAACCCAATACGGCGTTTCTGGAGGGGATCGCCGACCGGGATGCAGCCGGGCGGCTGATGGTTACAGCGACACTGCAGACGACAGCACCCGCGCTCTATGCTGCGGGCGATCTGCGGGTTGGCAGCATCGGCATGCTAAGCGAGGCCGTCACCGACGGCCAGCGCGCAGCCCGTTCGGCACTGGACGGGCTGCACCAGAGGAAAACGGCGGGGTAGGAGAAACACGTACGGGCCCCAGCCGTGCTGCCCGGTTTCGTGCCGGCAGCAGATCGCGGACATGCGCCGCACCCATGAGGAGGAGAACACCCATGAAGACTCTCAAGGCTCTGGTGATCACCACCATGATCCTGCCCGCGTCGCTGGCGCAGGCTACGGAAATGACAGAGACGGAAAGCACGCTCTATGCGGCGGCGCAGTCCGAGAATGGCGTGACCTGGTACACGTCGCAGCTGACCACCGAGCAGGCCGAAGAGGTTTGCGCGCGGTTCTCGACCCGGTTCGAGGGCATCGCCTGCTATCCGGTCCGCGCCAATGGCAGCAGCACGCTGCAGCGCGTGGTGCAGGAAATTCAGGCGGGCGCGGTGCAGGGCGACATCGTCAGCACCAACAGCGTCTCCGACTTTGAAGAGTTCAAGGCCTTGAGCGGGCTTGCGCAATACATGCCCGACAACCTGTCAGGCATGCAGCCGTCGCTGGCCGCACTCAACGACTCGGACGGCTATTATTTCGTCTCTGGGGTGTCGCCTTTCGGCTTTGTCTATAACACCGATCTGGTTGGCGCCGACGAAGTGCCGCACAGCTGGAACGACCTTACAGACCCGCGCTGGAGGGACCAGATTGCCATTGCGCACCCCGGTTTCTCGGGCAGCGCCGGGCAATGGGCGATTGCGATGGACCGCCTGTATGGGCGCGCGTTCTTCGAGGGGCTGGCAGCGAACGAGCCGCAGATCGGCCGCTCGATTGCCGATGGCTACACGATGGTCACCACCGGCGAGCGTTCGCTCACCGTGACCTCGCTGGCGCTGGGGCGTGATGCGATGCGCGACGGTAAGCCCGTCGATCTGGTCGTGCCGGACGAAGGCATGTTCCTGCCGCCAAGCGCCGCCGGGGTGCTGGCCGGATCGCCCAACCCCAACAGCGCGCGCCTGTTCGCCGAGTTCCTTGCCTCGACCGAGTTCTCGGAATGGCTGGCGTCCATGGGCCGCAACCCGCTGCGCACCGATGTGGCCACGCCTGAGGGCACACCAGACCTTAATCAGGTCAGCGTGCTGACCGTGTCGGTGGCTGAATCGCTGGCCAACCAGCAAGACGTCGCCGAAATGTTCCGCGACATCTTCGGCATCTGAGCCCGCTCTCGGCCGGCCCTGTCGGGGTCGGCCGACACCATCAGCACAGCGGAGTCCCCATGACGACCGATCCCCAAACCGTGACACACCAGCGGTCCTTCAGTAACCGGCTTTCGGTGCTGCAACCCGTCCGGCTGGTCTGGCTGGGCCTTGCACTGGCGCTGGCGCTGCTGGTTGTGGCCCCTATCGCCATGCTGGTGATCAAAAGCTTTACCGCAGCGGGCAGCGGCGGCTTTACCTTCGACAATTACGTTGCCGCATACGGGCGCGCGCGCCATGTGCAGGCGCTGTGGAACACGCTGATCATGGGGCTGTGCACCACGGTGCTGGCCGTTTTGCTGGCGGTGCCGACTGCCTGGGCCTGCACGCGTACCAATATGCCCGGACGCACCCTTGTGCGGATCGCGCTGTTCGGCGCGTTCCTGATGCCGCCCTATCTGACCGGGGTGGGCTGGATCCTGCTCGCCGGGCCGAATGCCGGGTTCATCAATCAGGCCTGGACCGCGCTGACCGGGCTGGGTGACCCCTTGGTCAATATCTTTTCGTTCGGCGGTCTGGTGCTGGTAATGGGCGTCAGCACGTTCTTTACCATCTTCATTCTGGTCAGCGCCGCGTTCGAGCTGCTGTCCTCGGAGATGGAGGACGCCGCCAATATCCTGGGTGCCGGTCCCTTCACCACCGCCTTCAAGATCACCCTGCCGATGGCGATGCCGACGATCCTGGGCAGCGCGCTGCTGACCTTTCTGGTGTCAATTGCGCTTTACGGCGTGCCCGCGCTGATCTCGATCCCGGCGCGGTATCCGGTGGTGGTGATCCAGCTGGCCGAGTTCTTTTCCTTCCCCATCCGCATCGAGGTCGCTGCCGCCTATTCCATCCCGTTGCTGGGCATCACCATCGGCCTGTTGCTGCTGCAGCGCCGCGTGCTGGGCCGCAAGGGATACACCGCCGTTGGCGGCAAGGGCGGTGAGCGCCGGATCATTGATCTGGGCCGCTGGAAATGGGCGGTCTTTGCCTATGCGATGCTGGTCGTGCTCCTGTCCGTGGCGATGCCGCTTCTGGTGCTGCTGATGGCCGCGTTCAGTCATTCCTGGGTGGACGGGTTCAGCATCGACAATTTCACGCTGGAGCATTTCCACTATGTCCTGTTCGAGCATTCCAGTTCGCAAAAGGCGCTCTTGACCAGCGTTGGCACAGGCGCTGCTGCGGCCACGCTGGCGATCTCGCTGGCCCTGTCGATCTCGTATATCGTGCAGCGTAGATTGCTGCCTTACGGCGGTGTGCTTGCCTTCTTGTGCATGTCGCCCTTCGTCATTCCGGGCATCGTGCTGGCGATCGGGTTCTATGCCGTCTATGCGCTGCCGCCGGTGGGGCTGTATGGCACCTACATCATTCTGGTGCTGGCCTTCACGACGCGCTTTCTGCCCATCGCCTATACCACCAGCACCAATGGTGTGCGTGCCATCAACCCTGAAATGGAAGAGGCCGTGCGCATCCTTGGCGGCGGGCAGTTCACGGCGATCCGCAAGGTCGTAGCCCCCCTGCTCAAGCGTACGCTGGCTTCGGGCTGGATCCTGATGTTCGTGCCCGCCGCGCAAGAGCTGTCCACCGCCGTGTTCCTCGTCGGTCCGCATACCCGCGTCGTATCCGTGGTGCTGCTGGATATGAGCGAGGAAGGCACTTTCGAACGTCTTGCGGCGCTTGGCAGCGTGTTGCTGCTGATCATTGCCGCCATTGTGCTGATCGGCGTCAAGCTGCTCGGACGTGATTTCATGCTGAGGAGAACCTGATGCAAGGTCTGGTCCTGAAGGATCTCGGTCGCCGTTTCGGTAACGTCGACGCGGTCAAGGATGTCAACATCACGCTGCAACCGGGCGAGTTTCTGTCGCTGCTGGGTCCGTCGGGCTGCGGCAAGACCACGACACTGCGGATGATCGCCGGGTTCCTCGCGCCGACCTCGGGCTCGATCCTGCTGGACGGGGTCGAGGTATCGTCGCCGCGCGGGTCGGTCCCGCCGGAAAAGCGCGGCATGTCGATGATCTTTCAAAGCTATGCGATCTGGCCGAACATGACGGTGCTGGAGAACGTCGCCTTTGGTCTGAAACTGCGCAAGATGGACAAGGCCGATGTGCGCCGCCGCGCCGGCGAGATGCTGGAAGCCGTGCGCCTGAGCCATCTGGCCGACCGCTATCCGTCCGAGCTGTCAGGCGGCCAGCAGCAGCGCGTGGCGCTGGCGCGGGCGCTGGTGATCCGCCCGAAACTGCTGCTGCTGGACGAGCCGCTGTCGAACCTCG
It contains:
- a CDS encoding NAD(P)/FAD-dependent oxidoreductase, with the protein product MTRSASTRGAEPMTQADHDIIVIGAGTAGLTAARVAAEARARVLVIERLSAGGQVSTIDRIVNFPGQDEIGGFELGPMLQEDAEDAGAALALAEVTGLTRDGEFWRVATSEGDHTADAVIIACGSTRKPLGVPGEEAYTGRGVSHCASCDGGFFRNQTVVVAGGGDSALDEALVLAPVVGRVLLVHRGTGFDATQGQAERITACDTIEVLWNTTVTAVLGDETGMTGVTLHNAAQGTEQTQSANGLFVYTGLQPNTAFLEGIADRDAAGRLMVTATLQTTAPALYAAGDLRVGSIGMLSEAVTDGQRAARSALDGLHQRKTAG
- a CDS encoding ABC transporter permease — its product is MTTDPQTVTHQRSFSNRLSVLQPVRLVWLGLALALALLVVAPIAMLVIKSFTAAGSGGFTFDNYVAAYGRARHVQALWNTLIMGLCTTVLAVLLAVPTAWACTRTNMPGRTLVRIALFGAFLMPPYLTGVGWILLAGPNAGFINQAWTALTGLGDPLVNIFSFGGLVLVMGVSTFFTIFILVSAAFELLSSEMEDAANILGAGPFTTAFKITLPMAMPTILGSALLTFLVSIALYGVPALISIPARYPVVVIQLAEFFSFPIRIEVAAAYSIPLLGITIGLLLLQRRVLGRKGYTAVGGKGGERRIIDLGRWKWAVFAYAMLVVLLSVAMPLLVLLMAAFSHSWVDGFSIDNFTLEHFHYVLFEHSSSQKALLTSVGTGAAAATLAISLALSISYIVQRRLLPYGGVLAFLCMSPFVIPGIVLAIGFYAVYALPPVGLYGTYIILVLAFTTRFLPIAYTTSTNGVRAINPEMEEAVRILGGGQFTAIRKVVAPLLKRTLASGWILMFVPAAQELSTAVFLVGPHTRVVSVVLLDMSEEGTFERLAALGSVLLLIIAAIVLIGVKLLGRDFMLRRT
- a CDS encoding ABC transporter substrate-binding protein, producing MKTLKALVITTMILPASLAQATEMTETESTLYAAAQSENGVTWYTSQLTTEQAEEVCARFSTRFEGIACYPVRANGSSTLQRVVQEIQAGAVQGDIVSTNSVSDFEEFKALSGLAQYMPDNLSGMQPSLAALNDSDGYYFVSGVSPFGFVYNTDLVGADEVPHSWNDLTDPRWRDQIAIAHPGFSGSAGQWAIAMDRLYGRAFFEGLAANEPQIGRSIADGYTMVTTGERSLTVTSLALGRDAMRDGKPVDLVVPDEGMFLPPSAAGVLAGSPNPNSARLFAEFLASTEFSEWLASMGRNPLRTDVATPEGTPDLNQVSVLTVSVAESLANQQDVAEMFRDIFGI